From Chryseobacterium sp. IHB B 17019, one genomic window encodes:
- a CDS encoding patatin-like phospholipase family protein: MKPETLQKILEENVLSKASKEKLAALHNNISPKEFSDILDAEGNQYVEFVQEGGGVWGSALVGYLYGLEIFGIRFLKVAGTSAGAINTMLIAACKTKEEAKSEVIKDILFNWNFADFMDGKPYVKTTIHAMLNNKNFLKINIYIIVVVLAFFGVLAFVLPTQTTWETKILFSIPLLLVIIMALCLAKLYSDLKKRNSGLNPGNTFLNQMKEVLEGFGIRTVAALNEKFVQRGKDLNLNYRYGNGMEYYAIALNSIEEIKVNNQKHIDEIRYKIFYESAVNNEYYKKDPFYLLKSEYTVITTDINAKIKVELPSMANLYWSEEELKHVSPAEFVRASMSVPFFFEPMQKRIDKNDDSVKYAWKFWMNTKQEDINPVGVFIDGGSISNFPIDLFHSADIFYPRLPLFGVQLTSDSDILSEKGKTSEEILKSPLSYTGNIISTLKGFNDKTFLTKHTFYHLFSIQTVNCGTSNWLNFFMKREEKEELFNRGFSAALDFLNNFDWEKYKCERMMLSMKEKKILKEEDTKTVG, encoded by the coding sequence ATGAAACCCGAAACCCTACAAAAAATTCTGGAAGAAAATGTTCTTTCAAAAGCTTCCAAAGAAAAATTGGCAGCGCTGCATAATAATATTTCGCCGAAAGAATTTTCTGACATTCTGGATGCGGAAGGCAACCAATATGTGGAATTTGTGCAAGAAGGAGGCGGAGTTTGGGGAAGCGCACTGGTAGGCTATCTGTACGGACTGGAAATTTTCGGGATCCGTTTCCTGAAAGTTGCTGGAACCAGTGCGGGTGCCATCAACACAATGCTTATTGCAGCCTGCAAAACCAAAGAAGAAGCCAAAAGTGAAGTCATCAAAGACATCCTCTTCAACTGGAACTTCGCTGATTTTATGGACGGGAAACCGTATGTAAAAACTACCATTCATGCGATGCTGAACAATAAAAACTTCCTGAAAATCAACATTTATATTATAGTTGTAGTTCTTGCGTTTTTTGGAGTTCTGGCTTTCGTTTTACCTACTCAGACAACCTGGGAAACGAAAATTCTTTTCTCTATTCCGTTGCTGCTCGTTATTATCATGGCTTTATGTCTCGCAAAGCTTTATTCTGATTTGAAAAAGAGAAATTCCGGGCTTAATCCGGGAAATACTTTTCTGAATCAAATGAAAGAAGTGCTGGAAGGTTTCGGAATAAGAACAGTTGCTGCTCTAAACGAAAAATTTGTGCAGCGTGGCAAGGATTTAAACCTCAATTACCGCTATGGAAACGGTATGGAATATTACGCCATCGCGTTAAACAGCATTGAAGAAATCAAAGTAAATAATCAAAAGCATATCGACGAAATCCGCTACAAAATATTCTACGAAAGCGCCGTAAACAATGAATATTATAAAAAAGATCCTTTCTATTTATTAAAATCCGAATATACCGTAATCACAACGGATATTAACGCTAAAATAAAGGTTGAGTTGCCATCAATGGCCAATCTGTATTGGTCTGAAGAGGAATTGAAACACGTAAGTCCGGCAGAATTTGTACGTGCTTCAATGTCGGTTCCTTTCTTTTTTGAACCGATGCAGAAAAGGATTGATAAAAATGATGATTCCGTGAAGTATGCCTGGAAATTCTGGATGAATACGAAACAGGAAGACATCAATCCTGTTGGTGTTTTCATCGATGGAGGCAGTATTTCAAATTTCCCGATCGATCTGTTTCATTCTGCGGATATTTTTTATCCGAGACTGCCTTTGTTTGGGGTACAATTGACCAGCGATTCCGATATTTTATCTGAAAAAGGAAAAACGAGCGAGGAAATTTTAAAATCACCTCTCTCCTACACCGGAAATATTATCAGCACGCTAAAAGGATTTAATGATAAAACATTCCTAACCAAACATACTTTTTATCATTTATTCAGCATCCAAACCGTGAATTGCGGGACGAGCAACTGGCTGAATTTCTTCATGAAAAGAGAGGAAAAAGAAGAGCTTTTTAACCGCGGTTTTTCTGCAGCCCTTGACTTTCTGAATAATTTTGACTGGGAAAAATATAAGTGTGAAAGGATGATGCTTTCAATGAAGGAGAAGAAGATTTTGAAGGAGGAAGATACGAAGACGGTGGGGTAA
- a CDS encoding 3-oxoacyl-ACP synthase III family protein has protein sequence MIKSTIKGIGFHVPDNVVTNDDLAKLMTTNDDWITERTGIKERRHRKNRNDSQETTAYLAFKASEKAIAGAGLTAKDIDYIVFATLSPDYYFPGCGVLLQDMLGCDTIGALDVRNQCSGFVYAMSVANAFIKSGTYKNILVVGAEVHSFGLDFSDEGRGVSVIFGDGAGAVVLSATEDENAGDILAVNMHSEGKYADELCTQFPGSKYGWSDRMRKEPENVTNKEVYPIMNGNFVFKHAVTRFPETMQEALDKAGKTIEDVDMFIPHQANLRIAQFVQQKFGLPDEKVFNNIQKYGNTTAASIPIALNEAIEKGKIKRGDLVLLSAFGSGFTWGSVLFEY, from the coding sequence ATGATTAAAAGTACAATAAAAGGAATCGGATTTCATGTTCCGGATAACGTTGTTACGAATGATGATTTAGCAAAATTAATGACCACCAATGATGATTGGATTACGGAAAGGACAGGCATCAAAGAAAGAAGACACAGAAAAAACAGGAATGATTCTCAGGAAACTACTGCTTATCTTGCCTTTAAGGCTTCGGAAAAAGCTATTGCCGGTGCGGGATTAACGGCTAAAGATATTGATTATATTGTTTTTGCAACCCTTTCACCGGATTATTATTTTCCGGGTTGTGGCGTTTTGCTTCAGGATATGTTGGGTTGTGATACTATCGGGGCTTTGGATGTGAGAAACCAGTGTTCAGGATTTGTGTATGCGATGAGCGTTGCCAATGCTTTTATCAAATCTGGGACGTATAAAAATATTCTGGTTGTGGGCGCTGAGGTTCATTCTTTCGGGCTTGATTTTTCTGATGAAGGAAGAGGCGTTTCCGTGATTTTCGGAGATGGGGCAGGAGCGGTTGTACTTTCTGCTACGGAAGATGAAAATGCGGGTGATATTTTAGCTGTAAACATGCATTCTGAAGGGAAATATGCTGATGAGCTTTGTACACAGTTTCCGGGTTCTAAATACGGATGGAGTGACAGAATGAGAAAAGAGCCTGAAAATGTGACAAATAAGGAAGTTTACCCAATTATGAACGGAAATTTTGTGTTCAAGCATGCAGTAACAAGATTCCCTGAAACGATGCAGGAAGCTTTAGATAAAGCAGGAAAAACCATTGAAGATGTTGATATGTTTATTCCGCATCAGGCGAATTTGAGAATTGCCCAGTTTGTTCAACAAAAATTTGGCTTGCCGGATGAAAAAGTATTCAATAATATTCAAAAATACGGTAATACAACGGCGGCTTCCATTCCGATTGCATTGAATGAAGCCATTGAAAAGGGAAAAATCAAAAGAGGGGATTTGGTCCTGCTTTCCGCTTTTGGAAGTGGTTTTACATGGGGAAGCGTTTTATTTGAATATTAA
- a CDS encoding cytochrome C551, protein MKKFLIIAVGLGIFTVSCGTKESSMSKSSTDSTAVDNTTTQSVSPTTTDTMTTTTTTPDTVRTRVDSATTTPVK, encoded by the coding sequence ATGAAAAAGTTTTTGATAATTGCCGTTGGTTTAGGAATATTCACGGTAAGTTGCGGAACAAAAGAATCCTCAATGTCTAAAAGTAGTACAGATTCGACAGCAGTAGACAATACAACTACACAAAGTGTATCGCCTACAACGACAGATACCATGACTACAACAACGACAACTCCTGACACTGTCAGGACTAGAGTGGATTCTGCAACCACAACACCTGTTAAGTAA
- a CDS encoding DNA-3-methyladenine glycosylase I, translating into MSYCSAIERMQPESRKELHKNYHDNHYGFPIHDDNELFGRLIMEINQAGLSWETILKKEQSFRLAYDNFDIQKVAAYTETDRERLLSDPGIIRNKLKVNAAIENAKTIIGLQKEFGSFEKWLEHHHPKTLQEWMKIFKKTFKFTGGEIVNEFLMSIGYLKGSHDESCSVYDEVLKHEPMWRKG; encoded by the coding sequence ATGAGTTATTGTTCAGCAATAGAAAGAATGCAGCCTGAAAGCAGGAAAGAACTTCATAAAAACTACCACGACAATCATTATGGTTTCCCGATTCATGATGATAATGAATTGTTTGGAAGGTTGATTATGGAAATCAATCAGGCCGGACTAAGCTGGGAAACGATCTTAAAAAAAGAACAAAGCTTCAGATTGGCTTACGATAATTTTGATATTCAAAAAGTGGCGGCTTATACAGAAACCGACCGCGAAAGATTATTAAGTGATCCCGGAATTATAAGAAATAAATTAAAGGTAAATGCAGCCATCGAAAACGCAAAAACCATCATCGGATTACAAAAAGAATTCGGTTCTTTTGAAAAATGGCTGGAACATCATCACCCCAAAACATTACAGGAATGGATGAAAATATTCAAAAAAACTTTCAAGTTTACAGGCGGCGAAATTGTGAATGAGTTTCTGATGAGTATTGGTTATTTGAAGGGTTCTCATGATGAAAGTTGTTCTGTTTATGATGAGGTTTTGAAGCATGAGCCGATGTGGAGGAAAGGGTAA
- a CDS encoding DHA2 family efflux MFS transporter permease subunit, with protein sequence MQDSLVEYGARRVIITITAILCALLEIVDSTIVNVALNEMKGNLGATLSEVGWVITAYAIGNVIVVPMTSWLSQQFGRRNYFAASIIIFTVFSFLCGNATNIWELVFFRLMQGIGGGALLVTSQTIITESYPVEKRSMAQAIYGLGVIIGPTLGPPLGGYIVDNFSWPYIFYINIPIGIAATLMTLQFVKSPKYSEKRKVSDVDWIGIALLALTVGSLQFILERGHEEDWFESGMIVTFTTTAVLGFILFLWRELTFKYPIVELRVLKNGNLRIGTVMSFVLGFGLYGSTFIVPLYTQSILGWTALQSGALMIPAALTTAFMMPIIGRLLSKGAKQQILVSLGLFIFFVYSFWGYKILTPDTSKDAFFWMLIVRGAGLGLLFIPITSLSLSTLKGQEIGQGAAFTGMMRQLGGSFGIAAITTFIANAGQKYRLNLISHLDENDFAVQQRLQALKGSFMAKGMTPDAAMNAAYKMLDLTVTKQATVLSYMDVFLYLGVVFLVCIPFILFIKERKSKQKIDLSEAMH encoded by the coding sequence ATGCAAGATTCATTAGTAGAATATGGAGCCCGAAGGGTAATCATCACGATTACGGCGATCCTTTGTGCGCTGCTTGAAATTGTGGATTCCACGATTGTAAATGTTGCCCTGAACGAGATGAAAGGTAACCTGGGAGCCACGCTTTCCGAAGTAGGTTGGGTGATTACGGCGTACGCAATCGGGAATGTTATTGTTGTTCCGATGACGAGCTGGCTTTCACAACAATTTGGACGGAGGAATTACTTTGCGGCTTCCATCATTATATTTACCGTATTTTCATTTTTATGTGGAAACGCGACCAACATCTGGGAATTGGTATTTTTCCGTCTGATGCAGGGAATCGGTGGGGGAGCCTTACTGGTAACTTCACAGACGATCATCACGGAATCTTACCCTGTTGAAAAAAGAAGTATGGCTCAGGCAATCTATGGTCTAGGGGTAATTATCGGTCCTACATTAGGTCCGCCTCTTGGAGGATATATTGTTGATAATTTCAGCTGGCCGTATATTTTCTATATTAACATTCCTATTGGTATTGCAGCAACTTTAATGACGCTTCAATTCGTGAAGAGCCCGAAATATTCAGAAAAACGTAAAGTTTCGGATGTGGATTGGATCGGGATTGCTTTACTGGCGCTTACCGTTGGTTCTTTACAGTTTATTCTGGAAAGAGGTCACGAAGAAGACTGGTTTGAAAGCGGAATGATCGTAACCTTCACCACCACAGCAGTTTTAGGATTCATCCTATTCCTTTGGCGAGAACTCACCTTCAAATATCCAATTGTTGAGCTTCGGGTTTTAAAGAACGGAAACTTAAGGATCGGAACCGTCATGTCCTTTGTCCTAGGGTTTGGTTTGTATGGTTCTACCTTTATCGTTCCGTTGTATACACAGAGTATTTTGGGCTGGACGGCGCTTCAGTCGGGAGCTTTGATGATTCCGGCAGCGTTGACAACTGCCTTCATGATGCCTATTATCGGTAGATTATTATCAAAAGGTGCGAAACAGCAGATTTTGGTTTCCCTGGGATTATTTATCTTCTTCGTTTACAGTTTCTGGGGCTATAAAATTTTAACTCCGGACACCAGCAAAGACGCCTTTTTCTGGATGCTGATTGTAAGAGGAGCAGGTTTAGGACTGTTGTTTATCCCGATTACTTCATTGTCATTAAGTACATTAAAAGGTCAGGAAATCGGTCAGGGCGCAGCTTTCACGGGGATGATGAGGCAGCTTGGAGGTTCTTTCGGGATTGCGGCGATTACTACGTTTATTGCTAATGCCGGACAGAAATACAGGTTGAATTTAATCTCCCATCTCGATGAAAATGATTTTGCTGTCCAGCAAAGATTACAGGCTCTGAAAGGCAGTTTTATGGCAAAAGGAATGACTCCAGATGCCGCAATGAATGCAGCCTACAAAATGCTAGATCTTACAGTAACAAAACAGGCAACGGTACTTTCTTATATGGATGTTTTCCTTTATTTAGGGGTTGTATTCCTGGTATGTATTCCGTTTATCCTGTTTATTAAGGAAAGAAAAAGCAAACAAAAAATAGATTTGAGTGAGGCAATGCACTAG
- a CDS encoding magnesium transporter CorA family protein — MPIDTIYRNSQCEWVDVEAPTAEDLKFLHERYEINNLLLEDTLDPNHLPKYEEDENIKFFLLRESTELERKNLNTISDISTKIGIFLFGQTIITIHRMRTKSISETKKQISALQDITPEHIALRIALLIMKSFDDESVNLLETMDNIENEIFLKNTNHTNQIKRLYKLKRKSGLNSRVLSISTDAVDKFKLLGLPDSEVFDLKDKHKDVVADFDHLNIQITNLISMFLALSDQKANQVMKVLAIYSVYFLPITFIAGVYGMNFDNMPELHHKYGYFFTLGLMALVVICTFIYARRKQW; from the coding sequence ATGCCAATTGACACGATATACAGAAATTCCCAATGCGAATGGGTAGACGTAGAAGCACCTACTGCAGAAGATTTAAAATTTCTTCATGAAAGATATGAGATCAACAATCTCCTTTTAGAAGACACTTTAGACCCCAATCACCTTCCGAAATATGAGGAAGACGAGAATATAAAATTTTTCCTCCTGCGCGAAAGCACTGAGCTTGAACGCAAAAACCTCAATACCATCAGCGATATCAGTACAAAAATCGGGATTTTCCTTTTCGGGCAGACCATTATTACCATTCATCGAATGAGAACCAAAAGTATTTCCGAAACAAAAAAGCAAATCTCAGCCCTTCAGGATATCACACCGGAACATATTGCTTTAAGGATCGCTTTATTAATCATGAAAAGCTTCGATGATGAATCTGTGAACCTCCTCGAAACAATGGACAACATCGAAAACGAAATCTTCCTGAAAAATACCAACCATACCAATCAAATCAAGAGATTATATAAATTAAAAAGAAAATCAGGATTAAATTCCAGGGTTTTGAGCATCTCCACTGATGCTGTCGATAAGTTTAAGCTTCTCGGATTACCGGATTCCGAAGTTTTTGATTTAAAAGATAAACACAAAGATGTTGTTGCGGATTTTGATCATCTGAACATTCAGATTACCAACCTTATCTCCATGTTCCTGGCACTTTCAGACCAGAAAGCGAACCAGGTAATGAAAGTACTGGCCATCTATTCGGTTTATTTTTTACCGATCACATTCATCGCGGGAGTTTATGGGATGAACTTCGACAATATGCCGGAACTACACCATAAATATGGATACTTTTTCACGTTGGGACTTATGGCATTGGTTGTTATCTGCACATTTATCTATGCCAGAAGAAAACAGTGGTAA
- a CDS encoding thioredoxin family protein translates to MIKKILLTATVIVSTVLSAQGIKFEEGKFSDILAKAKQEKKLVFIDGYTSWCAPCKLMVKNIFPLQTVGDYYNSNFINAKFNMEKGEGIAIAKKYKISRYPTYLFLDGDGNVVHTANFYLEEKDFIQFGKDAQDPSKQIAALKKRFEKGEKDPEFLRNLADLAVNDRALLQKIWDRYYTVYPTMTRGEAMSMAMGIVSTEDPVYKFFQSKKPLFLKAISEKEYEELNKNIKIREIYKKAYNKASNTLDEKYYLDEMQKVVGKENANEQLLGLKIDIAYETKDYPTFEKLILEKYKDYKSVNSSTLGYIANMVADSQITTKSTLEKAILWAKESNSKLNVFMNDFTLAKLYNKTGDKANAKASAEKAIESAKSQAPEYVSEVQNFLNTLK, encoded by the coding sequence ATGATAAAAAAAATCTTATTAACTGCTACAGTTATCGTTAGCACAGTTCTATCCGCACAAGGAATCAAATTCGAAGAAGGAAAATTCTCAGACATTCTTGCTAAAGCCAAACAGGAAAAAAAGCTTGTTTTTATTGACGGTTACACCTCGTGGTGTGCTCCCTGCAAACTTATGGTAAAAAACATATTTCCGCTTCAGACAGTTGGAGATTATTACAATTCCAACTTTATCAATGCAAAATTTAATATGGAAAAAGGAGAAGGAATTGCGATCGCTAAAAAATACAAGATCAGCAGATATCCTACTTATTTGTTTCTTGATGGTGACGGGAACGTAGTACACACAGCCAATTTTTATCTGGAAGAAAAAGATTTCATCCAATTCGGGAAAGATGCGCAGGATCCTAGCAAACAAATTGCTGCACTTAAGAAGAGATTTGAAAAAGGAGAAAAAGACCCGGAATTTTTAAGAAATCTTGCAGATCTGGCTGTAAATGACAGGGCTTTATTACAGAAAATATGGGATCGCTATTATACAGTTTACCCTACTATGACTAGAGGCGAAGCAATGAGTATGGCAATGGGTATCGTTAGTACTGAAGACCCTGTTTATAAGTTTTTCCAAAGTAAAAAGCCATTGTTTTTAAAGGCTATTTCTGAAAAAGAATATGAAGAACTTAATAAAAATATCAAAATAAGAGAGATTTATAAAAAGGCGTATAACAAAGCTTCTAACACCTTAGACGAAAAATATTATCTGGATGAAATGCAGAAAGTTGTGGGAAAAGAAAATGCAAATGAACAACTGCTAGGCTTAAAAATAGATATTGCGTACGAAACAAAAGATTATCCAACTTTTGAGAAATTAATCCTTGAAAAATATAAAGATTATAAAAGTGTTAATTCTTCGACATTAGGATATATTGCAAACATGGTTGCAGATAGTCAAATTACCACTAAATCAACTCTTGAAAAAGCAATTCTTTGGGCAAAAGAATCTAATAGTAAATTGAATGTTTTTATGAATGATTTCACTTTAGCAAAGCTTTATAACAAAACAGGTGATAAAGCTAATGCCAAAGCATCTGCTGAAAAAGCCATCGAATCAGCAAAAAGCCAAGCTCCTGAATATGTATCTGAAGTTCAGAATTTTTTGAATACCCTTAAATAA
- a CDS encoding thioredoxin family protein yields MKKIAILSSLFIGAVVFAQGIKFEDTNFTTILAKAKKENKLVFIDAYTTWCGPCKLMVKNVFPQKAVGDYYNAHFVNAKIDMEKGEGIEIAKKYNVKAFPTYLFVDGNGEIVHRTLGYVEENDFIQFAKDAGDPNKRLTALKQKFENGEKNTEFLKNLAELTVYNDAEFAGRVLERYFSGKTELDKDDVQMLLMAVQNQGTESPMYKIFQSKKAEITKVFSTERYDAFDKNIKINTIFKKSYNTDTKVWNDSYFMTEAQKFMTKNEAEKILKRAKAGRALKDKDIPTYEKLSLELYKDTSAANSEELNSIAWNFFENVNTKSSLEKAVTWAQESVKKDENYANTDTLANLYNKIGDKKNAKLWAEKSIELAKKTGQDATDTEKLLKEL; encoded by the coding sequence ATGAAAAAAATAGCAATACTTTCTTCCCTTTTCATCGGAGCAGTGGTCTTCGCACAGGGAATCAAATTTGAAGACACCAACTTCACTACTATTCTGGCAAAAGCCAAAAAAGAAAATAAGCTTGTATTCATTGATGCATACACTACGTGGTGTGGGCCTTGTAAGCTGATGGTAAAAAACGTTTTCCCGCAAAAAGCAGTTGGAGATTATTACAATGCTCATTTTGTGAATGCAAAAATAGATATGGAAAAAGGTGAAGGTATTGAAATCGCCAAAAAATATAATGTAAAAGCCTTTCCTACTTATCTTTTTGTGGATGGTAACGGTGAGATTGTTCACAGGACTTTAGGATATGTTGAAGAAAACGATTTTATCCAGTTTGCAAAAGATGCCGGAGATCCTAATAAAAGATTAACAGCATTAAAGCAAAAATTCGAAAATGGTGAAAAGAATACCGAATTCCTGAAAAACCTTGCCGAACTTACAGTTTACAATGATGCAGAATTTGCAGGACGAGTTTTGGAACGCTACTTCAGTGGAAAAACGGAATTGGATAAAGATGATGTACAGATGTTGCTTATGGCCGTTCAGAACCAGGGTACAGAAAGTCCGATGTATAAAATTTTCCAGTCTAAGAAAGCAGAAATCACAAAAGTTTTTTCTACTGAAAGATATGATGCATTTGATAAAAATATCAAAATCAATACTATTTTCAAAAAGTCTTATAATACGGATACAAAAGTTTGGAATGACAGTTATTTCATGACTGAAGCTCAGAAATTCATGACGAAAAATGAAGCTGAAAAAATACTTAAAAGAGCAAAGGCAGGCAGAGCTTTGAAGGATAAAGATATCCCGACTTATGAAAAACTGAGTCTTGAGCTTTATAAAGATACTTCTGCTGCCAATTCTGAAGAACTGAATTCAATAGCATGGAATTTCTTTGAAAATGTAAATACAAAATCTTCTCTTGAAAAAGCTGTAACATGGGCACAGGAATCCGTAAAGAAAGATGAGAACTACGCCAATACAGATACACTGGCAAATCTTTACAACAAAATCGGGGACAAAAAGAATGCAAAGCTTTGGGCTGAAAAGTCTATCGAGCTGGCTAAAAAAACAGGCCAGGATGCTACTGATACCGAAAAGCTGTTGAAAGAGCTTTAA
- a CDS encoding AraC family transcriptional regulator has protein sequence MAKNLLLFIFLYSTVMWAQKSKDPVEDIYAKTINETASQNPSLALKIADSLTKTAKTPELKGRGYLLTANIYRMQYKLEKSVKYGEKAKDILSNTDNYELQAKTLGLLAETYGTLKLDQKAEKYLNEGLKTAGKIKDPIKKALVKSRFCTALSGWAQSLGKNDKAIAYHFEALEYLSKIPADSLNIGHHYLEIGQLYFNNIHNYKLAKEYYLKAIKILPESTTAAAFANNGLGEVLLEEKNYTEAEKIFLKTIEFAEKSQNAGMKNLAAQCLADLYDETKQYQKASFYRKINAKTNAKLAGGISYYVSKDNNKIEKEKDQYVSWNKIKNIVIGIASLLILILIIIFIINKKKQKAEYQRFRSIIDHYKEKEEYVLESKVITSDIEEAENEEETISKEIESENKHTEIAINKETEAKILADLDQFEKEQMFNNSNVSLSYLATEFNTNIRYISYVIKKYKNADFKSYINKLRINYIIHKLNTSEKYRKYKLGALAEECGFSSHSKFTTIFKSITGISPSTFISFIEQEEIKKNKK, from the coding sequence ATGGCTAAAAATTTACTTCTTTTCATTTTTCTATATTCCACTGTTATGTGGGCTCAAAAATCTAAAGATCCTGTTGAAGATATATACGCAAAAACGATTAATGAAACTGCATCTCAAAACCCTTCACTTGCTTTAAAAATAGCAGACTCGCTTACGAAAACAGCAAAAACACCTGAACTAAAAGGCAGGGGTTATCTTTTGACAGCCAATATTTATAGAATGCAATATAAACTTGAAAAATCTGTAAAATATGGTGAAAAGGCAAAAGATATTCTCAGCAATACCGATAATTATGAACTGCAGGCAAAAACTCTTGGACTTTTAGCCGAAACCTACGGTACTTTAAAGTTAGATCAAAAAGCTGAAAAATATCTGAATGAAGGTCTCAAAACTGCCGGTAAAATAAAAGATCCTATAAAAAAGGCACTGGTAAAATCCCGTTTTTGTACCGCATTATCCGGATGGGCACAGAGTCTTGGCAAAAATGATAAGGCTATAGCATACCATTTTGAAGCGTTAGAATATCTTTCAAAGATACCTGCAGACAGCCTTAATATCGGGCATCATTATCTGGAGATCGGTCAGTTGTATTTTAATAATATTCATAATTATAAACTTGCCAAAGAATACTATCTCAAGGCAATAAAAATTCTTCCGGAATCCACCACTGCCGCAGCTTTTGCTAATAATGGACTCGGAGAGGTCTTGCTTGAAGAAAAAAATTATACCGAAGCGGAAAAGATTTTTTTAAAAACAATAGAATTTGCCGAAAAATCACAAAATGCAGGGATGAAAAATCTCGCAGCACAATGCCTTGCCGATTTATATGATGAGACCAAGCAATATCAAAAAGCAAGTTTTTACAGAAAAATAAATGCTAAAACCAATGCAAAACTCGCAGGTGGTATATCATATTATGTTTCAAAAGACAATAATAAAATTGAAAAAGAAAAAGATCAATATGTAAGTTGGAACAAAATAAAAAATATTGTTATTGGAATTGCTTCTCTATTAATTTTAATTCTGATTATTATTTTCATCATTAATAAAAAGAAGCAGAAAGCAGAGTATCAAAGGTTCAGAAGCATTATCGATCATTATAAAGAAAAAGAGGAATATGTTTTGGAATCCAAAGTAATAACCTCTGATATTGAAGAAGCTGAAAATGAGGAAGAAACCATTTCCAAAGAAATTGAATCGGAAAATAAACACACTGAAATTGCCATCAACAAAGAAACAGAAGCTAAAATCCTGGCTGATCTTGATCAATTCGAAAAAGAACAAATGTTCAACAACAGTAATGTTTCTCTTTCATATCTTGCGACAGAATTCAACACCAATATCCGGTATATTTCTTATGTCATAAAAAAATATAAAAATGCTGATTTCAAAAGCTATATCAATAAACTGAGGATCAACTATATCATCCATAAGCTTAACACTTCCGAGAAATACAGAAAATATAAACTGGGAGCATTGGCCGAAGAATGCGGTTTTTCTTCACACAGTAAATTCACCACAATTTTTAAATCCATTACAGGAATCTCTCCTTCTACTTTTATTTCTTTTATTGAGCAGGAAGAAATAAAGAAGAATAAAAAATAA